A window of the Streptomyces finlayi genome harbors these coding sequences:
- a CDS encoding potassium channel family protein produces the protein MGLGDAVDGRVFHVKLPGQDAMARRAEEHIVPTRVMLPRRVMDRPLRQVAKRLAMAMMVLVATVLIVYLDRSEYHDNADGSVDFLDAVYYATVTLSTTGYGDIVPYGDGARLMNVLLVTPLRVLFLIILVGTTLEVLTERTREDFRLNRWRSNLREHTVVVGFGTKGRSAIQTLCSTGLKKEQIVVVDPASKVIEAANAEGFVGVLGDATRSDVLLRAELQKARQIIIATQRDDTAVLVALTARQLNRGAKIVAAVREEENAPLLRQSGADAVITSASAAGRLLGLSVLSPSAGTVMEDLIQQGSGLDLIERPVIKAEVGKNVREVEDLVVSVLRGHRLLGYDDPAASPVQLTDRLITIVRASPSNLQAGLPQGNGRR, from the coding sequence GTGGGCCTCGGCGATGCCGTGGACGGAAGGGTGTTTCACGTGAAACTTCCCGGCCAGGACGCGATGGCCAGGCGCGCCGAGGAGCACATCGTCCCGACGCGGGTGATGTTGCCTCGCCGGGTCATGGACCGGCCACTGCGGCAGGTGGCCAAGCGGCTGGCGATGGCGATGATGGTGCTGGTCGCCACGGTCCTGATCGTCTATCTGGACCGGAGCGAGTACCACGACAACGCCGACGGCAGCGTCGACTTCCTCGACGCGGTCTACTACGCGACGGTGACGCTGTCGACCACCGGTTACGGCGATATCGTTCCGTACGGTGACGGCGCCCGGCTCATGAACGTGCTCCTGGTGACGCCACTGCGCGTGCTCTTCCTGATCATCCTGGTCGGCACGACTCTCGAGGTTCTGACGGAGCGGACCCGTGAGGACTTCCGGCTGAACCGTTGGAGAAGCAACTTGCGTGAACACACCGTGGTCGTCGGATTCGGCACGAAGGGCCGGTCGGCGATCCAGACGCTGTGCAGTACGGGCCTGAAGAAGGAACAGATCGTCGTCGTCGACCCGGCCTCGAAAGTGATCGAGGCCGCCAACGCCGAGGGCTTCGTGGGCGTGCTGGGTGATGCGACGCGCAGCGATGTGCTGCTGCGCGCCGAGCTCCAGAAAGCGCGTCAGATCATCATCGCCACCCAGCGCGACGACACCGCCGTCCTGGTGGCGCTGACGGCGCGCCAGCTGAACCGCGGAGCGAAGATCGTCGCTGCCGTGCGCGAAGAGGAGAACGCGCCGCTGCTGCGTCAGTCCGGCGCCGACGCGGTGATCACCAGCGCCAGCGCGGCCGGGCGTCTGCTCGGTCTCTCCGTGCTCAGCCCGAGCGCGGGCACGGTCATGGAGGACCTGATCCAGCAGGGCAGCGGGCTCGATCTGATCGAACGGCCGGTGATAAAGGCCGAGGTGGGCAAGAACGTGCGGGAGGTCGAGGACCTGGTCGTCAGCGTGCTGCGGGGTCACCGGCTGCTCGGTTACGACGATCCGGCGGCCAGCCCGGTGCAACTGACGGACCGCCTCATCACGATCGTGCGCGCTTCTCCGTCCAACCTCCAGGCGGGCCTTCCGCAGGGGAACGGGCGGCGGTAG